From the Lathyrus oleraceus cultivar Zhongwan6 chromosome 4, CAAS_Psat_ZW6_1.0, whole genome shotgun sequence genome, one window contains:
- the LOC127137027 gene encoding uncharacterized protein LOC127137027, which produces MTTPRRNTFSLKYKEPKLDNLKGLISDLTLSKRDDFRKDYGKFLSLMTKKVDYGIISSLAQYSYPPLHYFTFVDFQLAHTLEEVERIVGLKLKDFNPFLKLEEEVGPKKIVLALSINVPIVLANWVEKGGFKGFSMRFLEELALKFKKEGNWNTFYVVLALLIHGIVLFPNVEKFVDHVAVEVFLSGNPVPFLLANIYHALHARHEKRGGTLLCCAPLFYTWFMQHMPEKGHFMANELKYPQRLASLTASSIRWYIREWETPYIIVSCGEFPNVPLLGTKGCINYNPMLSRMQHSYSMDGLPEVKNLQPFVLFDIQASNPDVRVIRKAWLKIVRKSKEFGKINTLVKEPYTRWVKKRVEEIHLPFIFNASAFPKVPESKPIFPKEMEKLVAKVKELELENTELRIQMYRAILENQNLKDEHKGKAQELEDINKRARLLEDQKDEKLSCEILQKEEAERNCHHLKYRLEEANRRFAVLESQEGDATYLLLKNVCVYRKRLYRETRVALDEDQQVIKKLQELYIEWNGKFRNLARFFNLNMLELPEKLQEVVWCMCPENTPPQVFNFVKFCKKMVKELTIDLATIIRAETELKFTCT; this is translated from the exons atgacaactCCAAGAAGAAACACTTTCTCACTTAAATACAAGGAACCTAAGCTTGACAATCTGAAAGGTTTGATCTCTGATTTGACTCTTAGTAAGCGTGATGACTTTAGAAAAGACTATGGGAAATTTTTGAGCCTTATGACTAAGAAAGTTGACTATGGGATTATCAGCTCTTTGGCACAATATTCTTATCCACCTCTACACTATTTCACATTCGTTGATTTCCAACTAGCTCATACTTTGGAAGAAGTTGAGAGAATCGTGGGTCTAAAGTTGAAAGATTTCAATCCATTTCTAAAGCTCGAAGAGGAAGTGGGCCCAAAGAAGATAGTTTTAGCCCTAAGTATCAATGTCCCAATTGTTCTAGCCAATTGGGTCGAGAAAGGGGGTTTCAAAGGTTTTTCCATGAGGTTCTTGGAAGAATTAGCTCTGAAGTTCAAGAAAGAAGGAAATTGGAACACATTCTATGTTGTGTTGGCTTTATTGATCCATGGGATTGTGCTCTTCCCAAACGTTGAAAAGTTTGTGGATCATGTAGCCGTAGAAGTCTTTCTCTCTGGAAATCCTGTACCATTTCTCTTAGCTAACATTTACCATGCCCTTCACGCTCGACATGAAAAGAGGGGTGGAACTTTGTTATGCTGTGCTCCTTTGTTTTATACTTGGTTCATGCAACATATGCCCGAAAAAGGCCACTTTATGGCAAATGAACTTAAATATCCTCAAAGACTAGCTTCTCTCACTGCAAGTTCTATTAGATGGTATATCCGAGAGTGGGAAACCCCATACATCATTGTCAGTTGTGGGGAATTTCCTAATGTTCCGTTGTTAGGtactaagggttgcatcaattataaccctATGTTATCTCGAATGCAACACAGCTACTCCATGGATGGCCTTCCTGAAGTAAAGAACTTACAACCATTTGTGCTCTTTGATATCCAAGCAAGTAATCCTGATGTAAGAGTGATCCGAAAGGCTTGGTTGAAGATTGTTAGGAAGAGTAAAGAGTTTGGAAAAATAAACACTCTTGTCAAAGAACCTTACACTCGATGGGTGAAAAAAAGAGTTGAAGAAATTCATTTGCCATTTATCTTTAATGCTTCAGCTTTTCCTAAAGTTCCTGAGTCAAAGCCCATATTCCCTAAGGAAATGGAGAAACTCGTTGCTAAGGTTAAGGAGCTCGAGTTGGAGAATACCGAATTACGGATTCAGATGTACCGAGCTATCTTGGAAAATCAAAATTTGAAGGATGAACATAAGGGGAAAGCCCAGGAACTTGAAGATATTAACAAGAGAGCCAGGCTATTGGAAGACCAGAAGGACG aaaagTTGTCATGTGAGATACTCCAAAAGGAAGAAGCTGAAAGAAACTGTCACCACCTCAAGTACCGGTTGGAAGAAGCTAATAGGAGGTTTGCAGTTTTGGAGAGCCAAGAAGGTGATGCAACCTACTTGCTTCTAAAGAATGTTTGCGTGTATCGGAAAAGGCTGTATAGAGAGACTAGGGTAGCCTTAGATGAAGATCAGCAGGTCATCAAGAAACTCCAAGAGCTCTATATTGAATGGAATGGCAAATTCCGCAACTTAGCTAGATTTTTTAACCTTAACATGTTGGAACTCCCAGAAAAACTCCAAGAAGTCGTTTGGTGTATGTGTCCAGAAAACACACCTCCTCAAGTTTTCAATTTTGTCAAGTTTTGCAAGAAAATGGTGAAGGAGCTCACCATAGATCTTGCTACGATCATAAGAGCTGAGACGGAGCTTAAGTTTACTTGTACTTGA